The following proteins are encoded in a genomic region of Spirosoma sp. SC4-14:
- the aroC gene encoding chorismate synthase has translation MGSTYGTIFKISTFGESHGPAIGVVIDGCPAGLTFDPDFIQHELDRRKPGQSRITTQRREADEFEVLSGVFDGTTQGTPIALVIRNTDQRSKDYGHIAEQFRPSHADYTYHAKYGSRDYRGGGRSSARETAARVAAGAVAKLLLAQQGVQIQAYVSQVGKLKLEKPYSELNLALAEENPVRCPDPEMAEQMFQYIDETRKRGDSIGGVVDCVVTGVPAGWGEPVFDKLHAELGKAMLSINAVKGFEYGSGFAGAELYGSEHNDEFYTDEQGRVRTKTNHSGGIQGGISNGEAIYFRTAFKPVATIMQDQNSVDVHGQPATVSGKGRHDPCVVPRAVPIVEAMAALVLADMFLRNKVAQV, from the coding sequence ATGGGTAGTACATACGGAACCATATTCAAAATTTCTACATTCGGCGAATCGCACGGACCAGCAATTGGTGTTGTTATCGACGGCTGTCCGGCAGGTCTAACGTTCGATCCCGATTTTATTCAGCATGAACTCGACCGGCGCAAGCCGGGCCAGTCGCGCATTACAACCCAACGGCGCGAAGCCGATGAGTTTGAGGTACTTTCGGGGGTTTTCGACGGCACAACGCAGGGAACACCTATCGCACTCGTCATTCGAAATACCGATCAGCGCAGCAAAGACTATGGGCACATTGCCGAGCAGTTTCGGCCGTCTCATGCCGATTATACCTATCATGCCAAATACGGCTCCCGCGATTATCGGGGAGGTGGCCGGTCGTCGGCACGCGAAACAGCAGCTCGCGTAGCTGCCGGGGCGGTAGCAAAGTTATTGCTGGCGCAGCAGGGGGTGCAAATTCAGGCCTATGTGTCGCAGGTGGGCAAGTTAAAACTGGAAAAGCCGTATTCAGAATTAAACCTGGCGCTGGCCGAAGAAAATCCCGTACGCTGCCCTGACCCCGAAATGGCTGAACAGATGTTTCAGTACATCGACGAAACCCGCAAGCGGGGCGATTCGATTGGCGGTGTTGTCGATTGCGTGGTTACGGGCGTTCCGGCGGGTTGGGGCGAACCGGTGTTCGATAAGCTTCATGCCGAACTAGGCAAAGCTATGCTGAGCATCAATGCCGTAAAAGGCTTTGAATACGGTAGTGGATTTGCCGGGGCAGAGCTATACGGATCGGAGCATAACGATGAATTTTATACCGATGAACAGGGGCGCGTTCGTACCAAAACCAATCATTCGGGCGGTATTCAGGGTGGTATCAGCAATGGCGAGGCTATTTATTTCCGAACAGCGTTTAAGCCTGTTGCTACCATCATGCAGGATCAGAATAGTGTTGATGTACATGGGCAACCGGCCACTGTTTCCGGAAAAGGGCGACACGACCCGTGTGTAGTGCCCCGTGCCGTACCGATTGTAGAGGCAATGGCAGCGTTAGTGCTGGCCGATATGTTTCTGCGAAACAAGGTAGCTCAGGTATAA
- a CDS encoding FAD:protein FMN transferase, with protein sequence MLKIPSKIRFRIELLWCFGLWKVAALVGLPLFVAAQSSPPIRFAFHRGLMGTQFNVIFYASDSATAIQANAAVSARMDSLNQIMSDYLDGSEINQLSATSGSGQWVPVSAELFDVLQKAQTIARLSHGRFDPTVGPLSLLWRRAVRRKEFPTRKQLRQARRVVGYRLMKLDSSRRACRLKKANMRLDVGGIGQGFAIDEALTVLHRFGIRSALIDIGGDILVGDAPPAESQHNQTRSTVAGWRIDIGSGRVGDIDTATVVLTHSAITTSGDTYRFLEHNGRRYSHIMNPRSGLGLNRFVRTTVLAPDGYHADALTKVFSVAGIRKSRRLVNRFPGAEVLILENKHGVLRTWQSPGFGNRP encoded by the coding sequence TTGCTAAAGATACCATCGAAAATCCGTTTTCGGATAGAGTTGCTTTGGTGTTTTGGTCTCTGGAAAGTGGCAGCGCTGGTAGGGCTGCCACTTTTTGTTGCAGCTCAGTCGTCTCCGCCAATTCGGTTTGCGTTTCATCGTGGCCTGATGGGCACACAGTTCAATGTCATTTTTTATGCCTCCGATAGTGCAACAGCTATTCAGGCCAATGCCGCTGTGTCGGCCCGAATGGATTCGCTGAATCAAATTATGAGCGATTACCTGGACGGCTCGGAAATAAACCAGCTATCAGCAACTAGCGGCTCAGGCCAATGGGTTCCGGTGTCGGCTGAGTTGTTCGATGTATTGCAGAAAGCACAAACCATTGCCCGGCTTTCGCATGGACGTTTCGATCCAACTGTAGGGCCGCTGTCGTTGTTATGGCGTCGGGCAGTTCGGCGGAAGGAGTTCCCGACTCGTAAACAACTGCGCCAGGCCCGGCGAGTGGTTGGCTATCGGTTGATGAAGCTGGATAGCAGTCGCCGGGCGTGTCGTCTGAAAAAAGCCAATATGCGGTTAGATGTAGGCGGCATTGGTCAGGGTTTTGCAATTGATGAAGCGCTTACGGTACTGCACCGGTTTGGCATTCGGTCGGCGTTGATCGACATCGGCGGTGATATACTTGTTGGCGATGCTCCACCAGCAGAGTCGCAGCATAACCAGACTCGCTCGACAGTGGCTGGATGGCGCATCGATATAGGATCTGGTAGGGTAGGAGATATCGATACGGCTACAGTTGTGCTAACTCATTCCGCCATTACAACCTCGGGCGATACGTATCGGTTTCTGGAACACAATGGTCGGCGTTATTCACATATCATGAATCCGCGTTCTGGATTGGGCCTCAACCGGTTTGTACGAACAACCGTACTAGCGCCTGATGGCTACCATGCAGATGCGCTCACCAAAGTTTTTAGTGTGGCCGGTATCCGAAAAAGCCGTCGGTTAGTAAATCGTTTTCCTGGCGCTGAAGTGCTGATTCTGGAAAATAAACACGGAGTTCTTCGTACATGGCAATCGCCGGGTTTTGGCAATCGACCTTAG
- a CDS encoding response regulator transcription factor — MPSTIRVLLTDDHEIILDSLSLLLSRIDGVCVVGTLNDSRDVVNFLEVNDVDVLLTDMDMPALDGIQLTLRVRQRFPHIKVLMLTVSEDADSIREAFRAGIAGYVMKKAGKLELERALKTVARGEKYFSESVMSQLVALPVSTVRANDEAPAPLAPLTDREIEIIRLIAQELSTNIIADKLFISPGTVETHRHNILRKLGVKNSIGIIKYALKNGLV, encoded by the coding sequence ATGCCCTCGACCATACGTGTATTACTCACCGATGACCACGAAATTATTCTGGATAGTCTATCGCTCCTGCTGAGTCGAATTGATGGTGTCTGCGTGGTTGGTACGCTGAACGACAGCCGGGATGTTGTCAATTTTCTGGAGGTAAACGATGTCGATGTATTGCTGACGGATATGGATATGCCTGCTCTCGATGGTATTCAACTAACACTACGCGTTCGACAGCGGTTTCCGCACATAAAAGTGCTGATGCTTACCGTTTCTGAAGATGCCGACAGCATTCGTGAAGCGTTTCGGGCGGGGATTGCAGGCTATGTGATGAAAAAAGCGGGCAAATTGGAGTTGGAACGCGCTCTGAAAACCGTTGCCAGAGGTGAAAAATATTTTTCTGAATCGGTAATGAGTCAACTGGTGGCATTGCCGGTATCGACTGTTCGGGCAAACGATGAAGCCCCTGCTCCACTGGCTCCGTTAACGGATCGGGAAATCGAGATTATCCGCTTAATTGCGCAGGAACTATCGACCAACATCATTGCTGATAAACTATTTATCAGCCCCGGCACGGTTGAAACGCACCGGCATAACATTTTGCGAAAGCTGGGCGTCAAAAACTCCATTGGCATCATTAAATATGCCCTGAAGAACGGATTGGTGTAG
- a CDS encoding TIGR00730 family Rossman fold protein: MNKITVFCASSPGYDSIFIQMAYQLGQQLAGAGIGVVYGGAKVGLMGAVADGALSQQGEVIGVLPAFLQTKEIAHEGLTQLIRVESMHERKMTMHELSDGVIALPGGFGTLEEYFEMLTWAQLGLHKKPIGLLNVNGFYDGLLTLADTMVATGLLKPVNRAMMLVSTTPNDLLEQMRAYNPPTVGKWLTSEKAA, translated from the coding sequence ATGAACAAAATTACTGTCTTCTGTGCCTCAAGTCCGGGGTACGATTCTATTTTTATACAAATGGCCTATCAACTGGGGCAACAGTTAGCCGGAGCGGGTATTGGCGTTGTATATGGCGGAGCTAAAGTTGGGTTGATGGGTGCCGTAGCCGATGGTGCCCTATCGCAGCAAGGCGAAGTAATTGGTGTACTACCTGCCTTTCTGCAAACAAAAGAAATTGCCCATGAGGGCCTGACTCAATTGATCCGGGTTGAATCGATGCATGAACGTAAAATGACCATGCACGAGCTATCCGACGGCGTTATTGCGCTGCCGGGTGGCTTTGGAACACTGGAAGAATACTTCGAAATGCTAACATGGGCACAGCTCGGCCTCCACAAAAAGCCCATTGGCTTACTCAATGTCAATGGTTTTTATGATGGGTTGCTAACGCTGGCCGACACAATGGTGGCGACTGGTTTGCTCAAACCCGTAAACCGGGCAATGATGCTGGTGAGTACAACACCTAACGATCTACTGGAGCAGATGCGCGCCTATAACCCGCCAACAGTAGGCAAATGGCTCACGTCGGAGAAAGCGGCCTAA
- a CDS encoding polyprenol monophosphomannose synthase, which produces MKERLVVIPTYNEIENIEAIIRKVFSLPEPFDVLIVDDGSPDGTAQRVRDLQEEFSGAGALSRLHLLERRGKLGLGTAYIDGFKWALSRGYQYLFEMDADFSHNPDDLIRLYHACADEGPNRADVAIGSRYIRGVNVVNWPMGRVLMSYFAGVYVRFITGMSIMDPTAGFICYRHNVLEVILHNPIKFVGYAFQIEMKFTCWKYGFHLVEVPIIFTDRTKGVSKMSTKIFKEAVFGVLQMKISSFFRHYIPRKQAAETMAEPVDAV; this is translated from the coding sequence GTGAAAGAACGTCTGGTAGTAATTCCCACTTATAATGAAATTGAGAATATTGAGGCTATTATTCGTAAAGTATTCTCACTGCCAGAGCCGTTCGACGTGCTGATCGTTGACGATGGCTCGCCCGATGGCACGGCTCAGCGAGTCCGTGATTTGCAGGAAGAATTTTCAGGAGCGGGTGCTCTCTCGCGGCTACATCTGCTCGAACGACGCGGCAAACTAGGATTAGGCACAGCTTATATCGACGGTTTCAAATGGGCTTTGTCGCGTGGCTATCAGTATCTTTTCGAGATGGATGCCGACTTTTCCCATAACCCCGACGATCTTATCCGGCTTTACCATGCCTGCGCCGACGAAGGCCCCAACCGTGCCGATGTAGCTATTGGCTCGCGTTATATTCGGGGTGTTAATGTTGTGAACTGGCCTATGGGGCGGGTGCTGATGTCGTATTTTGCCGGTGTTTATGTTCGGTTCATTACGGGCATGTCGATCATGGATCCAACGGCGGGTTTTATATGCTATCGGCACAATGTGCTGGAAGTAATTCTGCACAATCCGATCAAATTTGTGGGTTATGCTTTCCAGATTGAAATGAAATTCACTTGCTGGAAATATGGATTCCACCTTGTTGAGGTACCTATTATTTTCACTGACCGAACAAAGGGCGTTTCCAAAATGTCGACCAAAATCTTTAAAGAAGCGGTCTTTGGCGTACTTCAGATGAAAATCAGCAGTTTTTTCCGTCATTATATTCCCCGCAAACAAGCCGCCGAAACAATGGCCGAGCCAGTCGATGCGGTATAG
- the hemG gene encoding protoporphyrinogen oxidase, producing the protein MSIGIIGAGISGLTLAYELERNGIDYHIWEAADQPGGYIQSRWKTGPYGQQYLCELGPNSLLGDASLLQWLDELGLTPELVFSRPVSKARYVFRKGQYRQLPAGPASLLFGSFFSWKTKLAIFRERNNTTLSPDGETLDAFFRRRFNNELVDYALTPFVAGVYAGEPSQLLVSETVPVLLQFEKNYGSVLRGLIKNQSASGRRQSFSFRNGMQTLPNTLAANVTNLSLNTPVERIDRTGDGWLVETASGNQTVDELVLAVGTDAAARLLASHYADFANALRQVVYPPMTVIHSTYKRADVKHPLNGFGGLNPSIEGCFATGHIWSSSVFDGRCPHNEVLITTMVGGQTNERNAYLADDVLAENVHTELASSFGIRADKPLFRAITRWPRAIPQYNAQIIDVRRRAKALENEGLRMCANWLQGVSVSDCIGKARQVANQLSHNSLINKF; encoded by the coding sequence ATGAGTATTGGCATTATCGGGGCGGGCATATCGGGGCTAACACTAGCCTACGAACTGGAACGCAACGGCATTGACTATCATATCTGGGAAGCTGCCGACCAGCCAGGAGGCTACATACAATCGCGCTGGAAAACGGGACCGTATGGGCAACAGTACCTCTGTGAGCTGGGTCCTAATTCGCTCCTGGGCGACGCCAGTCTGCTGCAATGGCTCGATGAATTGGGGCTCACACCCGAGCTGGTTTTTAGTCGGCCCGTTAGTAAAGCACGATATGTTTTCCGCAAAGGTCAGTATCGGCAGTTGCCTGCCGGACCGGCGTCGCTACTGTTTGGCAGTTTTTTTAGCTGGAAAACAAAGCTGGCTATTTTTCGGGAACGAAATAACACCACTCTGTCGCCCGATGGCGAAACGCTGGACGCCTTTTTTCGACGCCGATTCAACAACGAACTTGTCGATTATGCTCTGACTCCTTTTGTAGCTGGTGTTTATGCTGGCGAACCCAGTCAGCTACTCGTATCTGAAACAGTTCCTGTGCTGCTTCAATTCGAGAAGAACTATGGTTCTGTCCTGCGTGGACTCATTAAAAATCAGTCGGCGAGCGGTCGTCGGCAATCGTTCAGTTTTCGAAACGGTATGCAAACGCTCCCTAATACGTTGGCGGCAAACGTGACGAATCTGTCGCTCAACACCCCGGTCGAACGCATTGATCGAACTGGCGATGGCTGGCTGGTAGAAACCGCCAGCGGCAACCAGACCGTCGATGAGCTGGTGCTGGCCGTAGGCACCGATGCCGCAGCTCGACTGCTTGCTTCGCACTATGCCGACTTTGCCAATGCATTGCGCCAGGTTGTGTATCCGCCCATGACGGTTATTCACTCGACCTACAAACGTGCCGATGTGAAACACCCACTAAATGGTTTTGGCGGGTTAAACCCAAGTATAGAAGGTTGTTTTGCTACCGGACACATCTGGAGTAGTTCTGTTTTCGATGGCCGCTGCCCACACAACGAAGTACTGATTACGACTATGGTGGGTGGGCAGACCAATGAACGCAACGCTTATCTTGCCGACGACGTACTGGCAGAAAACGTTCATACAGAGCTGGCATCCAGTTTTGGCATACGTGCCGATAAACCTCTTTTTCGGGCAATCACTCGCTGGCCCCGAGCAATTCCACAGTATAATGCTCAGATCATCGATGTGCGAAGAAGAGCCAAAGCACTTGAAAATGAAGGCTTACGAATGTGCGCAAACTGGCTCCAGGGCGTGTCAGTTTCTGACTGTATTGGCAAGGCCCGCCAAGTAGCCAATCAATTGAGCCACAATTCACTGATTAACAAATTTTAA
- a CDS encoding DUF4296 domain-containing protein, protein MRWHLIKQTIWMGLAMLGLGMLPGCQAQQDERPDNLIPEDRMADILTEVHKAETKVSRLGLRSLDSSNIAYKHLERQIFVKFKVDTAAYTKSYVYYSSHPREMESIYKQVVEKLKKETEPKKPAHS, encoded by the coding sequence ATGCGTTGGCATCTAATAAAACAAACCATCTGGATGGGGCTGGCAATGCTGGGGCTGGGAATGCTGCCAGGTTGCCAGGCCCAGCAGGACGAACGTCCCGACAATCTGATTCCGGAAGATCGTATGGCCGATATTCTGACTGAAGTGCATAAGGCCGAAACAAAAGTCAGCCGTCTGGGACTGCGCTCGCTCGATTCGTCCAACATTGCTTATAAACATCTGGAACGACAGATTTTCGTAAAGTTTAAGGTCGATACAGCTGCCTATACAAAGAGTTACGTTTATTACTCGTCTCATCCGCGTGAAATGGAATCTATTTACAAACAGGTTGTTGAAAAACTAAAAAAAGAAACGGAGCCTAAAAAACCAGCGCATTCATGA
- a CDS encoding DUF58 domain-containing protein has translation MDEFLARLRNFDIQIRKAVNSQMRGSFRSVFKGSGLEFSDLRIYQYGDDVRAIDWNVSSKGHGTFVKVFREEKDQTVFFVVDVSASQQVGPQHRAKLDATKEVCGVLAMSAIREASHVGMYCFSDQKERYIKPSNGLKTGYQLIMSLFKLQPESSRTNLADALLFTLNCLKRRSVVILLSDFIDQGYEHNLKALARKHDLVVIHFYDQREVSLPRLGIIPVHDTESGHTVWLNTSSVSFRNRLRETFLQNQTRLERLCKQFNANYLALDSQEDFIPKLVELFRVRKKQ, from the coding sequence ATGGACGAGTTCTTGGCCCGGCTCCGTAATTTCGATATTCAGATTCGCAAGGCGGTGAACTCGCAAATGCGGGGGAGTTTCCGGTCGGTTTTTAAAGGATCTGGCCTGGAGTTTAGTGACCTGCGTATTTATCAATATGGCGACGATGTGCGGGCAATCGACTGGAACGTTTCGTCGAAGGGGCATGGTACGTTTGTGAAAGTCTTTCGGGAAGAGAAAGATCAAACGGTTTTTTTTGTGGTCGATGTCAGCGCATCGCAGCAGGTTGGCCCTCAGCATCGGGCCAAACTTGATGCTACCAAAGAGGTATGCGGAGTGCTGGCAATGTCGGCCATTCGTGAGGCCAGCCATGTAGGAATGTATTGCTTTTCGGATCAGAAAGAGCGTTATATTAAACCCTCAAACGGTTTAAAGACAGGCTATCAGTTAATTATGAGTCTGTTTAAACTACAACCCGAGTCGAGTCGGACTAATTTGGCCGATGCGCTTCTGTTTACACTGAACTGCCTCAAACGGCGGAGTGTTGTAATTCTGCTCTCCGATTTTATCGATCAGGGCTACGAACACAATTTAAAAGCATTGGCACGAAAACACGATTTGGTCGTTATTCATTTTTACGATCAGCGCGAGGTGAGCCTACCCCGCTTGGGGATTATTCCGGTTCATGACACCGAAAGCGGTCATACGGTCTGGCTGAATACCTCGTCGGTGTCGTTCCGAAATCGTTTGCGCGAAACGTTTTTACAGAATCAGACCCGACTGGAACGACTTTGCAAGCAGTTTAATGCCAATTATCTGGCACTCGACTCGCAGGAAGATTTTATTCCCAAACTTGTAGAATTGTTTAGGGTCAGAAAAAAGCAGTAA